The following coding sequences are from one Seonamhaeicola sp. ML3 window:
- a CDS encoding nucleoside hydrolase-like domain-containing protein: MKSFKPILLIVFIISFFGCAPDMEFKNIDKSRVIILADMGNEPDEVQQMLHMLMCSNTFDLEGLIAVSSPFRGLNHPNPEYQTLKPELFHELIDAYEKVLPNLKFHAKGWHDPQYLRNIVVVGQPDNRRIGIGDGKSTEGSNLIIQALDKDDERPIHIICNGGAGTIAQALLDYKNTHSEAELESAIKKLYIFENAGQSTLGAWTCREFPEIHWIRSIYQTKAYGGPWAHDLGPHHWKPFDYTAKGQDDWANVHVRTGHGPLGELYPVRAYINENAYFTEALPNFIEGGGTIPWMRFVSTGLTDPTQQTWGGWSGRYTLGKVENIPARFDFVANEEAQFKPWAMYTDAKDIWTDPETGKQYADKNAGIFRWRQAMWNDFKARMDWCVKPFEETNHYPKAVINNDESDAIIFLESKTGETLNFDASKSTDPDNDSLRFNWFMYSEAGDNPNSKALQIKNASANKIVFEIPEDAQGKELHLILEVWDDNIIVPLVDYRRVIIKVN; encoded by the coding sequence ATGAAATCATTTAAACCCATATTACTTATTGTTTTTATCATTTCCTTTTTTGGATGTGCTCCTGACATGGAATTTAAAAACATAGACAAGTCTAGAGTCATTATTCTAGCTGATATGGGTAATGAACCAGATGAGGTTCAGCAAATGTTACACATGTTGATGTGTTCAAACACCTTCGATTTGGAAGGTCTTATAGCGGTTTCTAGTCCGTTTCGAGGATTGAATCATCCCAATCCAGAGTATCAAACACTTAAGCCTGAATTGTTTCATGAGCTTATAGATGCCTATGAAAAGGTGCTACCCAATTTAAAGTTTCATGCAAAAGGATGGCATGACCCACAGTATTTAAGAAATATTGTTGTGGTTGGTCAACCTGACAATAGGCGTATAGGTATTGGTGACGGAAAAAGTACCGAAGGTTCTAATTTGATAATTCAAGCTTTAGATAAGGACGATGAAAGACCCATTCATATCATTTGTAATGGAGGCGCTGGTACCATTGCTCAAGCACTTTTAGATTATAAGAATACCCATAGCGAAGCCGAATTGGAATCTGCTATAAAGAAGCTTTACATATTTGAAAACGCAGGACAAAGTACACTTGGTGCTTGGACCTGCAGAGAGTTTCCAGAGATTCATTGGATTAGGAGTATTTACCAAACCAAAGCCTATGGCGGACCTTGGGCGCATGACTTAGGCCCTCATCATTGGAAACCCTTTGATTACACTGCCAAAGGACAAGACGATTGGGCGAATGTGCATGTTAGGACAGGACATGGGCCACTAGGGGAATTGTATCCAGTAAGAGCCTATATTAACGAAAATGCCTATTTCACTGAAGCATTACCTAATTTTATAGAAGGAGGCGGAACCATCCCTTGGATGCGTTTTGTGTCCACAGGACTTACAGACCCAACACAGCAAACTTGGGGCGGTTGGAGTGGAAGATATACCCTTGGAAAAGTGGAGAATATTCCAGCTCGATTCGATTTTGTTGCTAACGAGGAAGCTCAATTTAAGCCCTGGGCCATGTATACCGATGCTAAAGACATCTGGACAGACCCTGAAACCGGCAAACAATATGCCGATAAAAATGCAGGTATCTTCAGATGGCGACAAGCCATGTGGAATGACTTTAAAGCGCGAATGGATTGGTGTGTAAAGCCCTTTGAAGAAACAAACCATTACCCTAAGGCGGTTATCAATAATGATGAAAGTGATGCTATTATTTTTCTAGAAAGCAAAACAGGCGAAACTTTAAATTTTGATGCGTCAAAGTCTACAGACCCAGACAACGATAGTTTAAGATTTAACTGGTTTATGTATTCAGAAGCAGGAGATAACCCAAATAGTAAAGCGTTGCAAATTAAAAATGCTTCAGCAAACAAGATAGTGTTTGAAATTCCCGAAGACGCGCAAGGGAAGGAATTGCACCTGATACTTGAAGTTTGGGATGATAACATAATTGTTCCTTTAGTTGATTATAGACGTGTGATAATTAAGGTTAATTAA
- a CDS encoding Gfo/Idh/MocA family oxidoreductase, producing MSTSRRDFIKTTAAGTAGIIAGGLSMSAQSYRKIIGANDRINLAVAGLGRRAGGIYTPISLKRNNVELVYLCDVMEKQRLKAAKKLSTMVDYKPKLENDIRKVIADKNVDAFFNITPDHWHAPGSIMALKEGKHVYVEKPCSHNMAENELLVAAQKKYNKVVQMGNQQRSAAHTIEIVKEIQNGIIGTPYKALAFYNNRRGEVPLQKAAPVPDGLDWELFQGPAVRRDYTSETWNYNWHWYGWNYGTAELGNNATHELDVARWALGVDFPNFVQVDGRKTAFINDGWEMYDTMEAKFEFDNNTTIVWDGKSRNSYSTYGAGRGTIIYGSEGTVFVDRGLYRLYDRKGELVKTVDSKSKEGGLALGGGGGITTLHVENFFDAIRGKASLYAPIDDAAISMALVHYGNVGYRINKDFKVDSKTGKMLDEDAMKLWGREYAKGWEPTL from the coding sequence ATGAGTACATCAAGAAGGGATTTTATTAAAACAACAGCGGCCGGTACTGCTGGAATAATAGCAGGAGGTCTTTCAATGTCTGCTCAAAGTTATAGAAAGATTATAGGTGCAAACGACAGGATTAATTTGGCTGTTGCTGGTTTAGGTCGTCGTGCAGGAGGTATTTACACGCCTATTTCCCTAAAAAGAAATAATGTAGAGTTGGTGTATTTGTGCGATGTCATGGAGAAACAACGACTAAAAGCGGCCAAGAAATTATCTACTATGGTAGATTATAAACCTAAACTTGAAAATGATATTCGTAAAGTAATTGCAGATAAGAATGTCGATGCGTTTTTTAACATAACACCAGATCATTGGCATGCGCCAGGGTCTATTATGGCATTAAAGGAAGGAAAACATGTTTATGTAGAGAAGCCTTGTAGTCATAATATGGCTGAAAATGAACTACTGGTTGCTGCCCAAAAGAAGTATAACAAAGTGGTACAGATGGGTAATCAGCAACGTTCGGCAGCTCATACTATTGAAATTGTAAAAGAAATTCAAAACGGTATCATAGGAACGCCTTATAAAGCCTTGGCTTTTTATAATAACAGAAGAGGAGAAGTGCCTTTACAAAAGGCGGCTCCAGTTCCCGACGGTTTAGATTGGGAATTATTTCAAGGGCCAGCGGTAAGAAGAGATTATACTTCAGAAACTTGGAATTATAATTGGCATTGGTATGGTTGGAACTATGGAACTGCCGAATTAGGAAATAATGCTACTCACGAATTAGATGTAGCACGCTGGGCACTAGGTGTTGATTTTCCTAATTTTGTTCAGGTTGATGGTAGAAAAACGGCATTCATTAACGATGGATGGGAGATGTACGATACCATGGAAGCAAAATTTGAATTCGATAATAATACCACAATTGTTTGGGATGGTAAAAGCCGAAATTCGTATTCTACTTATGGGGCTGGCCGAGGTACCATTATCTATGGTAGCGAGGGTACTGTTTTTGTTGATAGAGGTTTGTACCGTCTTTATGACCGTAAAGGAGAACTGGTAAAAACTGTAGATAGCAAAAGTAAAGAAGGCGGCTTAGCACTTGGCGGAGGCGGTGGTATCACCACGTTGCATGTAGAGAACTTTTTCGACGCCATTAGGGGCAAAGCGTCTTTGTACGCTCCAATAGATGATGCCGCAATTAGTATGGCATTAGTACACTATGGCAATGTGGGATATCGTATCAATAAAGATTTTAAAGTAGATTCTAAAACTGGTAAAATGTTAGATGAAGATGCTATGAAGCTTTGGGGTAGGGAATATGCCAAAGGTTGGGAGCCTACTTTGTAA
- a CDS encoding DUF1080 domain-containing protein — protein MKNVFVGLLLLSIVSSCKVEKSDFVPLFNGKDLEGWEVKNGTAPFTVEDGVIVGTYVGNTPNTFLCTKESYSDFILTFESYLEDDANSGVMFRAQSRPDYMNGRVHGYQMEMDPSKRKWTGGIYDEARRKWIYNLERNPEAKNAFKLNEWNTFRIEAIGNNLRVWVNGVQTADLVDDVDDSGFIGLQVHSIGKKKEIEGRQVKFKNIKICTTNLEQNRKVIETPIVQNSYLTNQLSEREIAEGWKLLWDGKTTEGWRGAKLDAFPEEGWSIEDGMLIVADAGGEESENGGDIVTIKEYSNFELQVDFLLTEGANSGIKYFVDTELNKGKGSSIGCEFQILDDKRHPDAKKGKNGNRTLASLYDIITANAKKFSPDLPYNKKLISVHEGKYIWNRARIVVNGADVEHYLNDILVVKYNRSGQQWRDKVAASKYKGWPNFGEAESGNILLQDHGDQVFYKNIKIKEL, from the coding sequence ATGAAAAATGTTTTTGTAGGCTTACTTTTATTAAGCATTGTATCATCTTGTAAGGTTGAAAAGAGTGATTTTGTACCGCTTTTTAATGGCAAAGACCTAGAAGGTTGGGAAGTGAAAAATGGCACTGCACCTTTTACTGTTGAGGATGGTGTCATTGTTGGAACTTATGTAGGAAATACACCAAATACGTTTCTGTGTACCAAAGAATCATATTCAGATTTTATTCTCACATTTGAAAGCTATCTGGAAGATGATGCGAATTCTGGAGTGATGTTCAGAGCTCAGAGCAGACCGGACTACATGAATGGCAGGGTGCATGGTTATCAAATGGAAATGGATCCGTCTAAGCGAAAATGGACGGGTGGTATTTATGATGAGGCTAGAAGAAAATGGATATACAATCTTGAGCGAAATCCAGAAGCAAAAAATGCATTCAAACTCAACGAATGGAATACATTTCGAATTGAAGCAATCGGAAACAACCTCAGAGTTTGGGTCAATGGAGTACAAACCGCAGACTTAGTTGATGATGTGGATGATTCTGGATTTATCGGGCTACAGGTGCATTCTATAGGAAAGAAAAAGGAGATTGAAGGCAGGCAGGTGAAATTCAAAAATATCAAAATATGCACAACGAATTTAGAGCAGAACCGAAAGGTAATTGAAACACCTATTGTCCAAAATAGTTACCTCACCAATCAGCTTTCCGAAAGAGAAATAGCAGAAGGCTGGAAACTCCTTTGGGATGGTAAAACAACTGAAGGTTGGAGAGGCGCTAAACTGGATGCATTTCCCGAAGAAGGTTGGTCTATTGAAGATGGCATGCTAATTGTAGCGGATGCAGGAGGAGAAGAGTCTGAAAATGGCGGCGATATTGTAACTATTAAAGAGTATTCAAACTTTGAGTTGCAAGTAGATTTCCTGTTGACCGAAGGAGCCAATAGTGGTATCAAATATTTTGTAGATACAGAGCTTAACAAAGGTAAAGGATCATCCATTGGGTGTGAGTTTCAAATATTGGATGACAAACGACATCCAGATGCTAAAAAAGGGAAGAATGGTAATCGAACTTTAGCTTCACTGTATGATATCATCACGGCGAATGCTAAAAAATTTAGTCCCGATTTACCTTACAATAAAAAACTCATCAGTGTGCACGAGGGTAAATACATTTGGAATCGTGCAAGAATTGTAGTGAATGGTGCAGATGTTGAACACTATCTAAATGACATATTAGTAGTGAAATATAATCGTAGCGGTCAACAATGGAGAGACAAGGTTGCGGCAAGTAAGTATAAAGGTTGGCCAAACTTTGGTGAAGCAGAATCAGGAAACATCCTGCTTCAAGATCATGGAGACCAAGTATTTTACAAAAACATAAAAATCAAAGAATTATAA
- a CDS encoding Gfo/Idh/MocA family protein yields the protein MTRTRRDFIKLSSLSATAIGLGLVACNTKEDFKLAEVPDSERIKVGLIGVGNRGKSILKALEFVPEIKVSALCDTLEFQMDNAKQYISNKVETFTDFKSLLALKDIDAVIIATPLHEHYKIVMASFDADKHILCEKTLAYNIEECKEIKQRGNQSNKVFQVSYQYQLHPVFNAIKNIINQGYCGTITRIDCSWDRHSNWRRKLPSEDLERQINWRMYKEYSGGLVAELGSHLLNMVDNLLGTHPIKVLGTGGIDYWKDGRETFDNVHALFDYPNGVKVGFHSQLSNSYEGYQMKIYGDKATIISHGMKTAEIIPEGKKVDEKWKDNVDSVTGASIKIIDNDKKRKINPVKNENVIYPTDNDHFNVTWRLYKNFAAAIKGKESLLLGLKDGYQSAISVHMANEAIRNEKIVKWLPEYDV from the coding sequence ATGACAAGAACGAGAAGAGACTTTATTAAATTGAGCTCGCTATCAGCCACTGCCATTGGGTTGGGGTTGGTAGCTTGCAATACAAAGGAAGATTTTAAATTAGCTGAAGTTCCAGATTCAGAACGTATTAAGGTTGGTCTTATAGGTGTAGGAAACCGTGGGAAAAGCATACTAAAAGCCTTAGAGTTTGTACCTGAGATTAAAGTATCAGCATTATGCGATACTTTAGAGTTCCAAATGGATAATGCGAAACAATACATTTCCAATAAGGTAGAAACATTTACAGATTTTAAATCCCTTTTGGCTTTAAAAGATATAGATGCGGTAATCATTGCAACACCTTTACACGAACACTATAAAATAGTAATGGCTTCATTTGATGCCGACAAACATATTTTATGTGAAAAGACATTAGCCTACAATATAGAGGAATGTAAAGAAATTAAGCAAAGGGGAAATCAAAGCAACAAGGTGTTTCAGGTATCCTATCAGTATCAATTGCACCCCGTTTTTAATGCTATAAAAAATATTATTAACCAGGGCTACTGTGGTACCATAACACGAATTGACTGTTCATGGGATAGACACAGCAATTGGCGTAGAAAATTACCAAGTGAAGATTTAGAACGTCAAATAAATTGGCGTATGTACAAGGAATACTCTGGTGGGTTGGTAGCCGAATTAGGTTCCCATCTATTAAACATGGTGGATAATTTATTAGGGACCCATCCCATTAAAGTGTTAGGAACTGGCGGTATAGATTATTGGAAAGACGGTCGTGAAACCTTCGATAATGTACATGCGTTATTTGATTATCCAAATGGTGTTAAGGTAGGATTTCATTCCCAATTAAGTAACAGTTACGAAGGGTATCAAATGAAAATCTACGGAGACAAAGCCACCATAATTAGTCATGGAATGAAAACTGCCGAAATTATTCCAGAAGGAAAAAAGGTAGATGAAAAATGGAAGGATAATGTAGATAGTGTAACGGGAGCGTCCATAAAGATAATCGATAACGACAAAAAGCGAAAAATTAATCCAGTGAAAAACGAGAATGTTATTTACCCAACCGATAATGATCATTTTAATGTTACATGGCGCTTGTACAAAAACTTTGCTGCAGCCATTAAAGGGAAGGAATCGTTATTGTTAGGATTAAAAGATGGCTACCAAAGTGCCATTTCGGTTCACATGGCTAATGAAGCCATTCGCAATGAAAAAATTGTGAAATGGTTGCCTGAGTACGATGTTTAG
- a CDS encoding BNR repeat-containing protein, producing MKRYVIYGLVGVLFLLWNSCKHQAKTEVVSSELIEENIKEPTIVEQITVDSVWTANGVAFDLKTVGNQQYVAYFDRDRMMTVASRQLDSDEWVKKTLPNQLIWDSHNYVSLGIDEMGYIHVSGNMHVDPLAYFKSEKPWDIKTMVALNTMVGDDETRVTYPKFFNDKSGKLLFSYRSGSCGNGNILINQFLPEEQQWKRYLNKPLFEGVEKDDDRAAYHKWIKDSKGDFHFLWMWRWTPKVETSHNLAYAKTSDLVNWVNGAGETVELPFKPEDEAVMVDATPSKGGLHNSRYKLFLTPQDEPIVGYIKYDEQGLTQLYLAKLVEGKWISKQISNWDFRWQFIDGGAFMTIGGKFDFVGVSNDNILAIDWETEKGESGRYTIDLETLEHLSGTAEIKLKYPKDLKRPLTKREGMLLRMAYDKGKSNQENIKYVLKWEAKHGGFRQHAPEVIPEGPISELILLKIQ from the coding sequence GTGAAGAGATATGTGATTTATGGTTTAGTTGGCGTTTTATTTTTGTTGTGGAACTCATGCAAACATCAAGCAAAAACTGAAGTAGTTTCTTCTGAATTAATTGAAGAAAATATAAAAGAACCCACCATTGTTGAGCAAATAACTGTGGATTCTGTCTGGACTGCCAATGGCGTTGCTTTCGATTTAAAAACGGTCGGGAACCAACAGTATGTCGCTTATTTTGATAGAGATAGAATGATGACTGTTGCCTCTAGACAATTGGATAGCGATGAATGGGTTAAAAAAACCTTACCTAACCAATTGATTTGGGATTCTCATAATTATGTGAGTTTGGGTATAGATGAAATGGGATACATACATGTAAGTGGCAACATGCACGTAGACCCATTGGCTTATTTTAAAAGTGAAAAACCATGGGATATCAAAACCATGGTAGCATTGAATACTATGGTGGGCGATGATGAAACAAGAGTGACCTATCCTAAGTTCTTTAATGATAAATCTGGAAAACTACTGTTTTCATATAGGTCGGGGAGCTGCGGAAACGGTAATATTTTAATCAATCAATTTTTGCCAGAGGAACAACAATGGAAACGTTACTTAAATAAACCGCTTTTTGAAGGGGTTGAAAAAGATGATGATAGAGCTGCCTATCACAAGTGGATTAAAGATTCTAAAGGCGATTTTCACTTTCTTTGGATGTGGCGCTGGACCCCAAAAGTCGAAACCAGCCATAATTTAGCCTATGCAAAAACTTCCGATTTGGTGAATTGGGTGAATGGTGCAGGTGAAACTGTAGAATTACCGTTTAAACCCGAGGATGAAGCGGTGATGGTTGATGCAACACCATCAAAAGGTGGTTTACACAACAGTAGGTATAAATTATTTTTAACCCCTCAAGATGAACCCATAGTTGGCTATATCAAATACGATGAACAAGGATTGACGCAATTATATCTAGCAAAATTGGTAGAAGGAAAGTGGATTTCTAAGCAAATATCAAACTGGGATTTCAGATGGCAATTTATTGATGGAGGAGCCTTCATGACCATTGGAGGAAAGTTCGATTTTGTGGGTGTTTCCAATGATAACATTTTGGCAATCGACTGGGAAACTGAAAAGGGAGAATCGGGTCGATACACGATAGATTTAGAAACTTTGGAGCATTTAAGTGGAACAGCTGAAATTAAGCTTAAATACCCCAAAGATTTAAAAAGGCCTTTGACCAAAAGAGAAGGTATGCTTCTGAGAATGGCTTACGATAAGGGCAAATCCAATCAAGAAAATATAAAATATGTATTGAAATGGGAAGCCAAACATGGAGGCTTTAGGCAGCATGCCCCTGAGGTCATTCCTGAAGGGCCAATAAGTGAATTAATACTACTAAAAATACAATGA
- a CDS encoding alpha-L-rhamnosidase — translation MRHIYLALLFVIIVSCNEKHESESTLVFNKVMVDSKVNPQTIESETPVFSWVVNAEGFNKTQTAYHILVASSEEKLNENDADIWNSGEVKSNQSAHVKFEGKTLEALKKYYWKVKIWDENGASSSWSDINSFEMGLMNQSNWGEAKWITLNEDTRTSEYRFRDYKTGKMDKPEPVDGFPASYFRKELNVEKDIENAQVYICGLGYYELFLNGEKVGDHVLDPAPSNYDKQAYYVNYDITDDLKSGKNAFGINLGNGFYGQSISWKRDPESDRDLAYGPPTVRCLVKLKYTDGSEADFVTDASWKESTGPIVFNNIYGGDTYDARFEIGDWATVGYNDSNWGQAKEASPKVQKISAQQIPPIKKLQELEPQKVFKGADGEWIVDFGQNIAGWIKLNVKEKEGQLIEVITTEALLTDGSDIFLGSTGGGANGMPQLYEYICKGSELESWEPKFSYHGFKYAKIKGVSTIPDANMIKAVLVATDIQEKGSFTSSDDLLNKMHSISKWTIVDNIHGIPEDCPHREKCGWLGDAHAFCEYALYNYDMYDFYKKYMEDIRTQMRPTKGHNNPELKFPVPTMIAPGKRTSTYAKIDWGVATMYLPWYNYKFYGDDDIVKEYYDAMKGLTDFYLNYKGDNGIMQDGMGDWCPPLWDRKRNPSAMECDPIISANAYFYDVLGIMERFAKMNNDAEYEAKMKQEKEALKTAFNKEFLVEIPGTNNKWYQSQTATVQALQFGIVPENDIETVVNGLVHNIVEVKGGHHSTGIHGNRYIYTVLSKYGKADLAYELLTTPDFPSQTYVMNSGFTTWPERQFVWEDMVGPSNSLNHPMHTGFATYFYESLGGIQTSTENTGFKEFVVNPQFPSQLTSTIVEVPTPYGTIQNAWEVENNTFKMNLKVPFNTKATLVLSQDELESLVINGKSFPDAQSEYGLDIEGNSNVILGSGDYNIVYSKS, via the coding sequence ATGCGACACATATACCTTGCGCTATTATTTGTAATAATAGTATCATGTAATGAAAAACATGAATCCGAAAGTACTCTGGTTTTTAATAAAGTAATGGTTGATTCCAAAGTAAATCCGCAAACCATTGAGAGTGAAACTCCGGTTTTTTCATGGGTCGTAAATGCCGAAGGTTTTAACAAGACGCAGACGGCATATCATATTTTAGTAGCCTCTTCCGAAGAAAAATTAAACGAAAATGATGCTGATATTTGGAATTCTGGAGAAGTAAAAAGTAACCAGTCTGCGCATGTAAAGTTTGAAGGGAAAACACTAGAAGCCCTTAAAAAGTATTATTGGAAAGTAAAGATTTGGGATGAAAATGGTGCTTCGTCTTCGTGGTCTGATATTAATTCGTTTGAAATGGGATTGATGAATCAAAGCAATTGGGGAGAAGCCAAATGGATTACCTTAAATGAAGATACCAGAACTTCAGAATACCGTTTTAGAGATTACAAAACAGGTAAAATGGATAAGCCTGAACCAGTGGATGGTTTTCCTGCAAGTTATTTTAGAAAGGAACTTAACGTAGAAAAAGATATTGAAAATGCTCAAGTTTATATCTGTGGATTGGGGTATTACGAACTGTTTTTAAACGGGGAAAAGGTGGGCGACCATGTGTTGGACCCTGCACCATCAAATTACGATAAGCAAGCCTATTATGTGAATTATGATATTACAGACGATTTAAAATCTGGTAAAAACGCCTTCGGAATTAACTTAGGTAACGGTTTTTACGGTCAAAGTATTTCTTGGAAGCGCGACCCCGAATCTGATAGGGATTTGGCTTACGGTCCACCTACAGTGCGTTGTTTGGTGAAGTTAAAATATACCGATGGCTCAGAAGCTGATTTTGTTACAGATGCCTCTTGGAAAGAATCTACTGGCCCTATTGTGTTTAACAATATTTATGGCGGTGATACCTATGATGCCAGATTTGAAATTGGTGATTGGGCAACAGTAGGGTACAACGATTCAAATTGGGGACAAGCAAAAGAAGCTTCACCAAAGGTGCAAAAGATTAGTGCACAACAAATTCCACCAATAAAAAAGCTTCAAGAATTGGAACCTCAAAAGGTCTTTAAAGGTGCTGATGGAGAATGGATTGTAGATTTCGGACAAAACATTGCGGGTTGGATTAAATTGAATGTAAAAGAGAAAGAAGGACAACTTATTGAAGTGATTACCACTGAAGCCTTATTGACTGATGGAAGTGATATCTTTCTGGGTTCTACTGGTGGTGGTGCTAATGGAATGCCTCAGTTGTATGAGTACATCTGTAAAGGAAGTGAGCTAGAATCCTGGGAACCTAAGTTTAGTTATCACGGTTTTAAATATGCCAAAATTAAAGGTGTTTCTACTATACCAGATGCAAATATGATTAAAGCGGTTTTAGTGGCAACGGATATTCAAGAAAAGGGTAGTTTTACCTCTTCGGATGACTTGCTAAACAAAATGCACAGTATTAGTAAATGGACGATTGTTGATAATATTCACGGTATCCCAGAAGATTGTCCACACCGCGAAAAATGCGGTTGGTTAGGTGATGCACACGCATTTTGTGAGTATGCATTGTATAACTACGATATGTACGATTTCTATAAAAAATATATGGAAGATATCCGCACCCAAATGCGACCAACAAAAGGGCATAATAATCCGGAATTGAAATTTCCGGTGCCTACAATGATTGCCCCTGGAAAGCGAACTTCAACTTATGCAAAAATAGATTGGGGTGTAGCTACCATGTATTTACCATGGTACAATTATAAGTTTTATGGTGATGACGACATCGTGAAAGAATATTACGATGCCATGAAAGGCTTAACAGATTTTTATTTAAACTATAAAGGAGACAACGGCATCATGCAAGATGGTATGGGCGATTGGTGTCCACCACTTTGGGACAGAAAAAGGAATCCAAGTGCTATGGAATGCGACCCAATTATTTCGGCAAACGCTTATTTTTATGATGTGTTAGGAATTATGGAGCGATTTGCTAAAATGAACAACGATGCAGAGTATGAAGCAAAAATGAAGCAAGAGAAAGAAGCCTTGAAAACTGCGTTTAATAAGGAGTTCTTAGTTGAAATCCCGGGCACAAATAACAAATGGTATCAAAGTCAGACTGCTACCGTTCAAGCATTACAATTTGGAATTGTCCCCGAGAACGACATTGAAACGGTGGTAAACGGATTGGTGCATAATATAGTTGAAGTAAAAGGCGGTCATCACTCTACAGGAATTCATGGCAACAGATATATTTATACGGTGTTGTCTAAATATGGAAAAGCAGATTTAGCCTATGAGTTATTAACCACACCAGATTTCCCGAGTCAGACTTATGTCATGAATTCTGGTTTTACCACATGGCCAGAACGCCAGTTTGTTTGGGAAGACATGGTAGGCCCCAGTAACTCCCTAAACCATCCCATGCATACTGGTTTTGCAACGTATTTTTATGAGAGTTTAGGAGGCATACAAACATCTACAGAAAACACTGGTTTTAAGGAATTTGTTGTTAACCCACAATTTCCATCTCAACTAACAAGTACAATAGTAGAAGTGCCAACGCCTTATGGAACTATACAGAATGCTTGGGAAGTTGAAAACAATACGTTCAAGATGAATCTTAAGGTGCCATTTAATACCAAAGCTACATTAGTTTTAAGTCAAGACGAATTAGAATCATTAGTGATTAATGGAAAATCATTCCCTGATGCACAAAGTGAATATGGTTTAGATATTGAAGGTAATTCGAATGTGATTTTAGGGTCAGGAGATTATAACATTGTTTATTCAAAATCTTAA